The following coding sequences lie in one Candidatus Manganitrophaceae bacterium genomic window:
- the fusA gene encoding elongation factor G translates to MTKEYSLDRTRNIGIMAHIDAGKTTTTERILYYTGVTHRIGEVHDGNATMDWMEQERERGITITSAATTCFWDDYRINIIDTPGHVDFTIEVERSLRVLDGAVAVFDSVQGVEPQSETVWRQADRYHVPRIAFMNKMDRIGADFFPAVQTMIDRLGAVPVPVQIPIGKEDTFRGPIDLINMKGIFFDDETLGAEYKIDEIPEEHLSVAKEYRDKMIEAISDFDDTIMEKYLNGGPVSSEEIKEALRKGTLELKIVPVLCGSAFKNKGVQLLIDAVVDFLPSPNDIPPVKGINVKTEEEMVRYPRNDEPFSALAFKIMTDPFVGQLTYFRVYSGVLKAGSYIYNATKDSKERVGRILKMHANKREDVTAAYPGDICAAVGLKNTKTGDTLCAEKDPILLEVMTFPEPVISMAIEPKTKPDQERLGLSLQKLCHEDPSLRIVTDEETMQTIISGMGELHLEIIVDRLKREFKVEANVGKPQVAYRETIQQAAEAEGKYVRQTGGRGQYGHVWLKIESQEPGKGFEFVNKIVGGAIPKEFIGPVEKGIVEAMTSGVVAGYQMVDLKVSLFDGSFHDVDSSEVAFKIAGSMAFKTACKKAEPVLLEPIMDLEVVVPEEYMGDVIGNLSSKRGKILGMKMRGGAQVVSALVPLSEMFGYATSIRSMTQGRGIFTMQFSRYDVVPKHISEEIVAKSQGTGK, encoded by the coding sequence ATGACAAAAGAATACTCCTTAGACAGAACACGCAATATCGGAATCATGGCGCATATCGATGCCGGAAAAACGACGACGACAGAGCGCATCCTTTATTATACCGGCGTGACCCATCGCATTGGTGAGGTTCATGATGGAAATGCGACCATGGATTGGATGGAGCAGGAGAGAGAGCGGGGTATTACGATTACCTCTGCTGCGACAACCTGCTTCTGGGATGATTATCGGATTAACATTATAGATACTCCAGGGCATGTTGATTTTACGATTGAAGTTGAGCGATCCCTTCGTGTGCTCGATGGTGCGGTTGCTGTTTTTGATTCTGTCCAGGGTGTTGAGCCGCAGTCGGAAACAGTCTGGCGGCAGGCGGATCGTTACCATGTTCCCAGAATTGCCTTTATGAATAAAATGGACCGCATCGGTGCTGATTTCTTTCCGGCGGTTCAGACGATGATTGACCGCTTGGGTGCCGTCCCAGTCCCCGTTCAGATTCCAATTGGAAAAGAAGACACCTTTCGTGGGCCCATTGATCTCATCAATATGAAGGGGATCTTTTTTGACGATGAAACGCTCGGGGCCGAGTACAAAATTGATGAAATTCCTGAAGAACATCTCTCTGTTGCAAAGGAATATCGCGACAAAATGATCGAAGCAATTTCCGATTTTGATGACACGATTATGGAAAAATATCTGAATGGGGGTCCGGTTTCATCCGAGGAGATCAAGGAGGCCTTACGGAAGGGAACCCTGGAATTGAAGATTGTTCCGGTTTTATGCGGTTCGGCCTTTAAAAACAAGGGTGTCCAGCTTTTGATTGATGCCGTTGTCGATTTCCTTCCTTCTCCGAATGATATTCCTCCCGTGAAAGGCATTAACGTAAAGACAGAAGAAGAGATGGTCCGGTATCCGCGAAATGACGAGCCGTTTTCTGCCCTGGCTTTTAAGATCATGACCGATCCTTTTGTCGGCCAATTGACATACTTTCGGGTCTATTCAGGCGTGTTGAAGGCAGGGTCCTATATATATAACGCAACAAAAGATTCCAAAGAGCGGGTTGGCCGCATTTTGAAGATGCATGCCAACAAACGCGAAGACGTCACGGCCGCTTATCCCGGTGACATCTGTGCCGCTGTTGGATTAAAGAATACGAAGACCGGAGATACCCTTTGTGCCGAGAAGGATCCCATACTTCTTGAGGTGATGACTTTCCCTGAGCCGGTTATTTCGATGGCCATTGAGCCCAAGACGAAGCCTGACCAAGAAAGATTGGGCCTCTCCCTCCAGAAACTCTGTCATGAAGATCCCTCTCTGCGTATTGTCACCGATGAAGAGACGATGCAGACCATTATTTCCGGAATGGGGGAATTACACCTTGAGATCATTGTTGATCGTTTGAAAAGAGAATTTAAGGTCGAGGCAAATGTAGGGAAGCCTCAGGTTGCCTATCGAGAGACCATTCAGCAGGCAGCGGAAGCGGAAGGGAAATATGTTCGGCAGACGGGAGGCCGGGGTCAGTATGGACATGTCTGGCTGAAGATAGAATCCCAGGAGCCTGGGAAGGGTTTTGAATTTGTAAACAAGATCGTCGGGGGTGCCATTCCGAAGGAGTTTATCGGACCGGTTGAAAAAGGAATTGTTGAGGCAATGACTTCTGGGGTGGTTGCCGGCTATCAGATGGTGGACCTCAAGGTGAGTTTGTTTGATGGATCCTTTCATGATGTTGATTCTTCAGAGGTTGCCTTTAAAATAGCAGGTTCGATGGCATTCAAGACTGCATGTAAAAAGGCGGAACCGGTCCTTCTGGAGCCGATCATGGATTTAGAGGTCGTTGTTCCGGAGGAGTACATGGGGGATGTCATCGGGAACTTAAGCTCCAAGCGAGGGAAAATTCTGGGAATGAAGATGCGGGGCGGCGCTCAGGTTGTTTCTGCCTTGGTTCCACTCTCTGAGATGTTTGGATATGCGACGAGTATTCGGTCGATGACTCAGGGTCGCGGCATCTTTACCATGCAGTTTTCTCGCTATGATGTGGTTCCGAAGCATATCTCTGAAGAGATCGTTGCGAAGAGTCAGGGAACCGGAAAATAG